CGCCGGCGAATGGCTCCACGGCATAGTTCTAGCGCAGCCGCAGCCGGCGTAAAGGGCCGTCGTCCCGTTTTCAGGGCCGCTCGCAGGCAATCAGCAGGAACATCGGCCGGTTGAGTTCCACCTGCCATTCGGGATGCGCGGCAAGCTGCGCCTCGCTCGGCTTCCATTCCTCGACATGGCGGATGACGAACCCCGCGGCGATGAGTGCATTCAGCGTCGTGCCGAGGGTGCGGTGATGCTTGACGACGCCCTTGGCAAGCCATTCCGTCGTGCGCGGCCCCTCGACGAGATAGCCATCCACCGGCCAGACCGTGCGGCCATCGACCTCTGCCCAGTTCGGCGCCGAGGGTGCCATGTAGAGCGGGTGCTCGATGGTGAAGACGAAGGATGAACCCGGCACCAGCGCCGCATGGATCGTGCGCACCAGCCGGTCGAAATCCGCGATATAATGGAAGGCGAGCGAGGAATAGGCGAAGTCGAAGGTGTCCTTCGGCAATTCGAGCCGGTCGAGATCGGCGATCTCGTAGCGCACGGCCGGCGATTGCGTTTCCGCCTTCGCGCGCGCCAGCATGTTTTCCGAAAGATCGAGGGCGAGCACGCTTTTCGCCCCCTCCGCGGCGGCATGGCGCGCGAACCAGCCGAAGCCGCAGCCGAGATCGACGACGCGGCGGCCCGCAAGATCGGGCAGCAGCGCGCGCACCGATTCCCATTCCGCCGCGCCCGCAAGCCCGTGGACCGAGCGGGGAAGGCTGGAATAGCCCTCGAAGAAGGCGGGCTGGTCGTAGATGTTCTGGGCCATGGCGAAATCCTTTCCGCCGCGGACATAGCGCCTTTTCGGCAAAGGACAAAGCCCGCCATCGCGCCCGCCGGGGTTGACAGGAAGGCCCCGCCTCTGTCCGGTGGCGCCACGAAAGGAAGCGACGATGACGATATTGGACAGGTTTTCCCAGAAGGGCCGCGTGGCCCTCGTCACCGGCGCCGGCCGCGGCCTCGGCTTCGAAATCGCGAAGGGCTTGGCCGAGGCCGGCGCGCATGTCGTGCTGACGGGCCGGACGGCCGCAACGCTCGACGGGGCGGTGGAAGCAATCGTTGCCGCCGGCGGCAGCGCCTCCGCCGTCGCCTTCGACATCGCCGACCGCGACGCCCAGCGCGAAACGCTCGCCGAAATCGAGCGCCGGCACGGGCGGCTGGACGTGCTGGTCAACAATGTCGGCGCGCGCGACCGCCGGCCGCTCTCCGAAATGGAGGATGCCGCCATCGACGCGCTCCTCCTCACCGACCTTGCCGCCGCCGCCAGCCTTTCGCGCGACGCGGCGGCGATCATGAAGCGTCACGGCCATGGCCGCCTCATCTCGGTCACCTCGATCAACGGCCATGTCGCGCTGCCGAACGACGGCATCTATCCCGCTGCCAAGCACGGTCTCACCGGCCTGATGCGCGGCATGGCGGTGGAATACGGCCCCTTCGGCATCACCAGCAACGCCATCGCGCCCGGCTGGTTCGCGACGGAAACCAATGCCGCGATGGCCGCCAACGACGAGCTGACGCCCTTCGTGCGCCAGCGCATTCCCGTGCAGCGCTGGGCGCGCCCCGACGAGATCGCCGGCGCCGCCCTCTTCCTCGCCAGCGACGCCGCCTCCTTCGTCAACGGCCATGTGCTGGTGGTGGATGGCGGGATGACGGTGCGGATGTAGGCGAAAGCCCCTCATCCGGCCTGCCGGCCACCTTCTCCCCGTAAACGGGGCGAAGGAGATATGACGCGCCGGTTTCCTCAATCATTGCCGTCGGGGGCAAGTTCATTCCCCGCAAGCGGGAGGGCTGTCGATTTTTGAAGGGAAGCCGTTTCCCCATCTCCCTTCTCCCCAGCGGGGAGAGCGACTGTCTTTGTTGTCAAGTGTTTTGCCATGGCCTTTGGTCCCTGATGATGGCGTTGAGCATGGTCAGCAGCTTCCGCATGGTTGCGACGATGGCGACGATC
The Shinella zoogloeoides DNA segment above includes these coding regions:
- a CDS encoding class I SAM-dependent methyltransferase, coding for MAQNIYDQPAFFEGYSSLPRSVHGLAGAAEWESVRALLPDLAGRRVVDLGCGFGWFARHAAAEGAKSVLALDLSENMLARAKAETQSPAVRYEIADLDRLELPKDTFDFAYSSLAFHYIADFDRLVRTIHAALVPGSSFVFTIEHPLYMAPSAPNWAEVDGRTVWPVDGYLVEGPRTTEWLAKGVVKHHRTLGTTLNALIAAGFVIRHVEEWKPSEAQLAAHPEWQVELNRPMFLLIACERP
- a CDS encoding SDR family oxidoreductase, whose protein sequence is MTILDRFSQKGRVALVTGAGRGLGFEIAKGLAEAGAHVVLTGRTAATLDGAVEAIVAAGGSASAVAFDIADRDAQRETLAEIERRHGRLDVLVNNVGARDRRPLSEMEDAAIDALLLTDLAAAASLSRDAAAIMKRHGHGRLISVTSINGHVALPNDGIYPAAKHGLTGLMRGMAVEYGPFGITSNAIAPGWFATETNAAMAANDELTPFVRQRIPVQRWARPDEIAGAALFLASDAASFVNGHVLVVDGGMTVRM